The Vanessa tameamea isolate UH-Manoa-2023 chromosome 20, ilVanTame1 primary haplotype, whole genome shotgun sequence nucleotide sequence AAGCTTTTGGCGCGCCAATTCCAATCTCAAAAGGACTTAAGACAGAGGAAGAAGATGAAAAGAATTCGGAATCTCAGAGTGCAGAACGTGTCATACCTGTAAAAGAGAAACAAGAAGATCACATTGATGGCATAGCTGATGATGATTATAAGAAGATCTTTGATGAGTATACATCGCTTTACGGTGATAATAAAGCCTATGACGATTACATTCGTAGTTTGAGTCATTTCGGTGATGGACTTTATAACGGGTATGCAGGAGATAATAAACACGATGACAAAGGATATAAAGGATTTAACAAAAAGCAGCGCTATGGGGACGGTAAAGCTGGTGACTATCACAATGAAAAATACGAAAGTTATGCCTATTCAGACAGCGATCGTAAGGGAGATGAAAGCAAAGATCATGAAAAACACAACGAACATAATGAAAACGAAGATAATGGAAAGAAATCTGCTCCCGGCAAGGCAGACGCCCATGGATTCTATAAAGTCTTCGATAAACATGACGACCAACGCcaaaaaaaccataaaatttatgacaatgaAGACAAAATCGGTTTCCATAAATTCGCAGGCGGACATAAATATCACGGAGCAGAAGACAGAGGATACGATAAAGATGGATCTCACGAGTCAAGGCATCAACTCCACTATGGAACGAGCGGGCACCATGATGAAGGATCAGGAACAGAAGCAGATCATTCCTCCGAAGAAGGAGAATCTTCCAGTGAAAAACACGGAGACTATGGATCAAAGGTGGGACAGACTGCAGGCCACGGCTACGGCTTCAAGATTAAGCATTGATGTTGACGTGTTAAAGATATTTGTTATAGTTTTGttaacttttgtaaatatttaatttattattagataaagatAAACTGAAACCTATTTACGAATTTACTTTTTTCTCAATCGTTATCAAAACTAAaccttatacaatttatatcaataaaatcttt carries:
- the LOC113403802 gene encoding uncharacterized protein LOC113403802, coding for MLSRLALILVLAAGGSCMEMRETVERMVMVRTTGSDLQPAASGYIYKKKNDGKESVIEMGESEIMEQLAKLYEQPKAFGAPIPISKGLKTEEEDEKNSESQSAERVIPVKEKQEDHIDGIADDDYKKIFDEYTSLYGDNKAYDDYIRSLSHFGDGLYNGYAGDNKHDDKGYKGFNKKQRYGDGKAGDYHNEKYESYAYSDSDRKGDESKDHEKHNEHNENEDNGKKSAPGKADAHGFYKVFDKHDDQRQKNHKIYDNEDKIGFHKFAGGHKYHGAEDRGYDKDGSHESRHQLHYGTSGHHDEGSGTEADHSSEEGESSSEKHGDYGSKVGQTAGHGYGFKIKH